One region of Anaerolineae bacterium genomic DNA includes:
- a CDS encoding FadR family transcriptional regulator: MSSESGAQIELFKTLERDATLAARVTDQIEDLIVMGQLQPGDRLPPERELARQFGVSRTVVREAVRALVAKGLLEVRSGSGTVVCSPTAQSVAQTMSLFLRVGQRDLDYRKILEVRRLLEVEIAGLAAERRTEEDLEAMEAILREAEGGGDRDRFVRTDMAFHSALARATYNELFSVLLDSIADVMITMRQMAFDIPDAFTRALKYHRAIFEQVQRGDPEGARQAMREHLVEAEDTIRRALALQAGQPEQ, from the coding sequence GAGCGAATCAGGTGCTCAAATTGAGCTCTTCAAAACGCTAGAGCGCGATGCCACCTTGGCCGCCCGTGTGACGGATCAGATCGAGGACTTAATTGTCATGGGCCAGCTTCAGCCAGGCGATCGGCTTCCACCAGAGCGTGAGCTTGCCCGCCAGTTCGGGGTGAGCCGGACGGTGGTGCGCGAAGCGGTGCGCGCCTTGGTCGCCAAGGGCCTGCTTGAGGTCCGTTCCGGCAGCGGTACCGTTGTCTGCAGCCCCACGGCGCAATCCGTCGCCCAGACGATGAGCCTGTTTTTGCGAGTAGGACAGCGAGACCTGGACTATCGAAAGATCCTGGAGGTTCGGCGCTTGTTGGAGGTCGAGATCGCCGGCCTGGCTGCGGAGCGGCGCACCGAGGAGGACTTGGAGGCGATGGAGGCCATCCTGCGCGAGGCGGAAGGCGGAGGGGATCGAGATCGCTTTGTGAGGACGGATATGGCCTTCCATTCCGCCCTGGCGCGGGCCACGTACAATGAACTGTTCTCGGTGTTGTTGGATTCGATCGCGGATGTCATGATCACCATGCGCCAGATGGCTTTCGACATCCCAGACGCCTTCACGCGTGCCTTGAAGTATCATCGGGCGATCTTTGAGCAGGTCCAGCGGGGCGACCCTGAAGGGGCTCGCCAGGCAATGCGGGAACATCTGGTAGAAGCCGAGGACACGATCCGCCGAGCATTGGCGCTTCAAGCCGGCCAGCCAGAACAATGA
- a CDS encoding phosphoglycerate dehydrogenase, translated as MAQWRVLIGSKSFGKAIPEHIARLEAAGCEVIPNQLGRPYRAAELMEALRGVDAIITGTDELTAEVIYSADRLKTIAKHGVGLDNIDLAAAKARGIIVSATFGAVHDSVADLTMALLLAVARHVIPAHLSVKASQWRGFVGMELRGKTLGIVGLGRIGKEVALRAQAFGMKVIATDPYPDEAFAAAHGIAFVSLDELLAVSDVVSLHAGLARAGRPLLGPEELAKMKPGAILINTGRGHLVDEEALAEALRSGQLAGAGLDVFVREPPEGSPLLTLDNIVLTPHIGGDTWEARRRLGEMTIENVLRALRGEPPLCPVEGESRELRSTIHP; from the coding sequence ATGGCTCAATGGCGGGTTCTGATCGGCTCGAAATCGTTCGGTAAGGCGATCCCGGAGCACATCGCCAGGTTGGAGGCGGCTGGGTGCGAGGTGATCCCCAATCAGTTAGGACGGCCCTATCGGGCCGCCGAGCTGATGGAGGCGCTGCGCGGCGTGGACGCCATCATCACCGGCACCGATGAACTGACGGCCGAGGTGATCTACTCGGCTGATCGCCTCAAGACCATCGCCAAGCACGGGGTGGGCCTGGATAACATTGATCTGGCCGCCGCGAAGGCGCGCGGCATCATCGTCAGCGCGACCTTCGGGGCGGTGCATGACTCGGTAGCCGACCTCACGATGGCTCTCCTGTTGGCGGTCGCCCGGCATGTCATCCCCGCCCACCTGAGCGTCAAAGCCAGCCAGTGGAGGGGATTCGTCGGGATGGAGCTGCGTGGCAAGACGCTGGGCATTGTAGGGTTGGGGCGGATCGGCAAGGAGGTGGCCCTTCGGGCCCAGGCTTTCGGCATGAAAGTGATCGCCACCGATCCGTACCCGGATGAGGCATTTGCGGCGGCGCATGGCATCGCCTTCGTGTCCCTGGATGAGCTGTTGGCGGTCTCGGATGTGGTGTCGCTCCACGCTGGGCTGGCGAGGGCGGGGCGGCCGCTATTGGGCCCAGAGGAGCTGGCGAAGATGAAGCCGGGCGCGATCCTGATCAACACCGGGCGGGGGCATCTGGTGGATGAGGAGGCGTTGGCTGAGGCGCTGCGGAGCGGGCAGTTGGCCGGCGCGGGGCTGGACGTGTTCGTTCGGGAGCCGCCGGAGGGGAGCCCGCTGCTGACGCTGGACAACATCGTGTTAACGCCTCACATAGGCGGGGACACGTGGGAGGCGCGCCGTCGCCTGGGCGAGATGACGATCGAGAACGTCCTGCGAGCGTTGCGAGGGGAACCGCCGCTGTGTCCGGTGGAAGGCGAGTCGAGGGAGTTGCGTTCGACCATCCACCCTTGA
- a CDS encoding glycoside hydrolase family 140 protein, with the protein MSNSPNVEPAALAEQLASLAGPIRVSEDGRHFVDAQGRPFFWLGDTAWPLFAQYSRADAEKYLENRAHKGFTVIQGVLAWGGGTGFETKWPSPNYAGEMPWLNDPARPNEAYFEHVDHLARFAAERGLILAMLPTWGYYVNDVKMLNPDNARTYGRWLGERYRDQPNVVWVNGGDRIPTGFEEVYRALARGLREGDGGAHLITYHPCGWRSSSQFFHQEEWLDFNMIQTWTEWAKIYPAVLTDALLLPTKPVVLGEPAYENGPEYPQGPITPLIVRRQAWWAFMAGGYFTYGQNQMWRMEPGWTETFDTPGAAHMTQFKAIATSRPWWKRVPDQGLFASGMSCERTLNAAVRSVDGDWAMIYLSSQCHALIHLDKIATKYVKATWVNPQDGEQRDAGIYYTGNLTGKIFPEPKTQWFSTPGHWEDAVLILDGIS; encoded by the coding sequence ATGTCCAACTCACCCAACGTCGAGCCAGCCGCTCTAGCCGAGCAACTCGCTAGCCTCGCCGGCCCAATCCGGGTTAGCGAGGACGGCCGGCACTTCGTAGACGCCCAGGGGCGCCCCTTCTTCTGGCTGGGTGATACGGCCTGGCCGCTTTTCGCCCAGTATTCCCGCGCCGACGCGGAAAAATACCTGGAGAATCGCGCCCACAAAGGATTCACCGTGATCCAGGGGGTGCTGGCTTGGGGAGGAGGCACAGGCTTCGAGACGAAATGGCCCAGCCCTAACTACGCCGGCGAGATGCCCTGGCTCAACGATCCGGCGCGCCCCAACGAAGCCTACTTCGAGCACGTAGATCACCTGGCCCGCTTCGCCGCCGAGCGGGGCCTGATCCTGGCCATGCTCCCCACCTGGGGCTACTACGTCAACGACGTAAAGATGCTCAATCCCGACAACGCTAGGACCTACGGCCGGTGGCTAGGTGAACGGTACAGGGATCAGCCTAATGTCGTCTGGGTCAACGGCGGCGATCGCATTCCCACCGGCTTCGAGGAGGTCTACCGGGCCTTAGCGCGAGGGTTGCGCGAAGGCGACGGCGGCGCACACCTGATCACGTACCATCCCTGTGGCTGGCGCTCATCTTCTCAGTTCTTCCATCAGGAGGAGTGGCTGGACTTCAACATGATCCAGACCTGGACGGAGTGGGCTAAGATCTACCCTGCCGTGCTCACGGACGCGCTGCTCCTGCCCACCAAGCCTGTTGTACTGGGCGAGCCGGCTTACGAGAACGGCCCGGAGTACCCCCAGGGGCCGATCACGCCGCTCATCGTCCGCCGGCAGGCATGGTGGGCCTTCATGGCCGGCGGCTATTTCACTTATGGCCAGAACCAGATGTGGCGGATGGAGCCAGGGTGGACGGAGACTTTCGACACCCCTGGCGCCGCGCACATGACCCAGTTTAAGGCCATCGCCACCTCCCGCCCCTGGTGGAAGCGGGTGCCCGATCAGGGGCTCTTCGCCAGTGGGATGAGCTGCGAGCGCACGCTCAATGCGGCGGTGCGCTCCGTGGATGGCGACTGGGCCATGATCTATCTGAGCAGCCAGTGTCATGCACTCATCCACCTGGATAAGATCGCCACCAAGTACGTGAAGGCCACCTGGGTGAACCCGCAGGACGGCGAACAGAGGGATGCCGGCATCTACTACACCGGCAACCTGACGGGAAAGATCTTCCCGGAGCCCAAAACCCAATGGTTTTCCACGCCAGGGCACTGGGAGGACGCAGTGCTGATCCTGGATGGTATCTCGTGA
- a CDS encoding Gfo/Idh/MocA family oxidoreductase, with protein MTTKPLRFAAFGAGFWARFQLAAWKELDGVECVAIYNRTRSKAEALAQEFGIPAVYDDPETLFAHERVDFVDIITDVSTHSRLVLMAAEHKIPVICQKPMAPSLAEAERMVAACQEAGVPFFVHENWRWQTPIRQLKRLLDEGHIGTPFRARIDMISGFPVFVNQPFLKDLEEFILTDLGSHTLDVARFLFGEAESLYCQIDRIHPDIKGEDVATVVMRMGGKTTVIVEMAYAENYVERECFPQTLFFVEGERGSIEVAPDYWIRVTTQDGTHAKRYPPPRYRWADPAYDVVHASIVPCHANLLQALRGEGPAETTGEDNLKTVRLVFAAYESARTGQVIHFAG; from the coding sequence ATGACAACGAAACCCCTGCGCTTTGCAGCGTTCGGCGCCGGCTTCTGGGCGCGTTTCCAGTTGGCCGCCTGGAAAGAACTAGACGGCGTCGAATGCGTGGCGATCTACAACCGCACCCGTTCCAAGGCTGAAGCATTGGCGCAGGAGTTCGGCATCCCGGCCGTATATGACGACCCCGAAACGCTCTTCGCCCACGAGCGGGTGGACTTCGTGGACATCATCACCGACGTGTCCACGCACAGCCGACTCGTGCTCATGGCCGCCGAGCACAAAATCCCCGTCATCTGTCAGAAGCCTATGGCCCCTTCCCTGGCTGAGGCGGAACGCATGGTGGCAGCCTGCCAGGAGGCCGGCGTGCCTTTCTTCGTCCACGAAAATTGGCGCTGGCAAACACCCATCCGCCAACTCAAGCGCTTGCTAGATGAAGGCCACATCGGAACACCCTTCCGCGCCCGTATTGACATGATCTCCGGGTTCCCCGTCTTCGTCAATCAGCCGTTTCTGAAAGATCTAGAGGAGTTCATCCTCACCGATTTGGGCAGCCACACCTTGGATGTCGCCCGATTCCTGTTCGGGGAGGCCGAAAGCCTGTACTGCCAGATTGACCGCATCCACCCGGATATCAAGGGGGAAGATGTAGCCACCGTGGTGATGCGGATGGGCGGCAAGACGACCGTGATCGTCGAGATGGCCTACGCGGAGAATTACGTGGAGCGGGAATGCTTCCCACAAACCCTTTTCTTCGTCGAAGGCGAACGCGGATCCATCGAGGTGGCGCCCGATTACTGGATTCGGGTTACCACTCAGGACGGCACGCACGCAAAACGCTATCCGCCCCCGCGCTACCGCTGGGCCGATCCGGCCTATGATGTGGTCCACGCCAGCATCGTCCCTTGCCACGCGAACCTCCTCCAAGCGCTCCGAGGCGAGGGGCCAGCGGAGACTACCGGGGAGGATAACCTGAAGACGGTCCGCCTGGTCTTTGCAGCCTATGAATCGGCCCGCACCGGCCAGGTGATCCACTTTGCGGGATAA
- a CDS encoding VOC family protein, with protein sequence MERQELKSRLPFLRNGIAQVGLVVPNLEAAVEAYWKRFGIGPWHFYTYGKPLVKRMTYRGQPADYKIRVALAWAGPMRIELIEVIEGDTIHAEFVREHGYGVHHLGVLVEDMGTALAQAKAAGLAMIQDGAGFGLDGDGHYAYLDTEAELGITIELIQRPKRRVPPEKVYPAGE encoded by the coding sequence ATGGAAAGACAAGAGCTCAAAAGCCGGCTGCCGTTTTTGCGAAATGGGATCGCTCAGGTGGGACTAGTGGTCCCGAACCTGGAAGCGGCCGTCGAGGCCTATTGGAAGCGGTTCGGCATCGGCCCCTGGCACTTTTACACCTACGGTAAACCGCTGGTAAAGCGGATGACCTATCGCGGCCAGCCGGCCGACTACAAGATACGCGTGGCCCTCGCCTGGGCAGGCCCTATGCGCATTGAGCTCATCGAGGTGATCGAAGGAGACACCATCCACGCCGAGTTCGTCCGGGAGCATGGCTACGGCGTCCATCACCTCGGCGTGCTAGTAGAGGACATGGGAACGGCCCTCGCTCAGGCGAAGGCCGCGGGCCTGGCGATGATTCAGGACGGCGCAGGGTTCGGCCTTGATGGCGACGGTCATTACGCGTACCTGGATACCGAGGCGGAATTGGGGATCACCATCGAGCTGATCCAACGGCCCAAACGCCGGGTGCCTCCGGAGAAGGTGTACCCGGCAGGGGAATGA
- a CDS encoding zinc-binding alcohol dehydrogenase family protein, translating to MRAAIMHAPFRMEIGTWETPRPGPGEVLISVRAAGICAGDMYFYLGKNPYAVYPQICGHEIAGLVAEIGEGVVGLEPGMPVVVEPFLGCGTCYPCRIGKSNCCARLQIIGVHRPGGYAEYLTAPATHVHRVPDGLPLTVASFAEPVAIGVQACRRGAVAAGEYVLILGCGPIGLALIEVARARGARVVATDLLPSRLETAARLGAEVLPADEHLLQAVMEQTNGEGAPVVIEATGSVQAMEQTVDLVAAGGRIVIVGLVKQGTMVRFPGLDFTRKEMTILGSRASVNCFPESLQLLASGAIRYPQFATEFNLWDAPQVFAELAENPGKVHKAVLVCSKTDSITAQ from the coding sequence ATGCGTGCAGCGATCATGCATGCCCCATTCCGTATGGAGATCGGCACCTGGGAGACGCCGCGGCCCGGCCCCGGCGAAGTGCTGATCTCCGTTCGCGCGGCCGGCATCTGCGCCGGGGACATGTACTTCTACTTAGGCAAGAATCCTTACGCCGTCTATCCTCAGATTTGCGGGCACGAGATCGCCGGCCTCGTTGCCGAGATCGGCGAGGGAGTTGTTGGGCTAGAGCCGGGTATGCCCGTAGTGGTGGAGCCGTTCCTGGGCTGCGGCACCTGCTATCCGTGCCGTATCGGCAAGTCCAACTGTTGCGCGCGGCTGCAGATCATCGGCGTGCATCGCCCCGGCGGGTATGCGGAGTATCTGACCGCGCCGGCTACCCATGTCCATCGCGTGCCTGATGGCCTCCCGCTCACTGTGGCCTCCTTCGCTGAGCCGGTGGCTATCGGCGTACAGGCCTGTCGGCGAGGGGCGGTGGCAGCCGGCGAGTACGTGCTCATCCTCGGCTGTGGCCCTATCGGCCTCGCCTTGATCGAGGTGGCCAGAGCGCGTGGCGCGCGCGTGGTGGCTACGGATCTGCTGCCATCACGCCTGGAGACCGCAGCGCGGCTCGGCGCCGAGGTATTGCCGGCCGATGAGCACCTATTGCAGGCAGTGATGGAGCAGACCAACGGCGAGGGCGCGCCGGTAGTCATTGAGGCCACGGGCAGCGTTCAGGCGATGGAGCAAACCGTGGATTTGGTGGCAGCGGGCGGCCGTATCGTCATCGTGGGCTTGGTGAAGCAGGGGACGATGGTGCGCTTTCCGGGCCTTGATTTCACCCGCAAGGAGATGACGATCTTGGGCTCACGGGCCTCAGTGAACTGCTTCCCAGAGTCGCTACAGTTGTTGGCCAGCGGAGCGATCCGATATCCGCAGTTCGCCACCGAGTTCAATTTGTGGGATGCGCCGCAGGTCTTCGCCGAGCTGGCTGAGAACCCCGGCAAGGTGCATAAAGCCGTCTTGGTATGCTCCAAAACAGATTCCATCACAGCACAATAA
- a CDS encoding cyclase family protein → MDVQNLIPKGRIVDLTHVLLPGQEQNVLEVTRKHERHGPEGDIMSAIYMGSHVGTHVEAPLHFLANGGDTASIPIEKLMGPAIVLDFRHKQVREPITLEEIQAAGDIQVGDRVLIMTGRHHQYRTPQSHDRPYLTEEAVRWLVEDRKINCLGTDASGYEVRGVSHFPNHRLITSAGVPVIECLNNLVELRRQRVFLIALPWPVVGLDACPVRAIAIEPEDA, encoded by the coding sequence ATGGACGTGCAAAACCTGATCCCGAAGGGACGCATCGTAGACCTGACCCATGTGCTGCTGCCGGGCCAAGAGCAGAACGTCCTGGAGGTCACCCGGAAGCACGAGCGCCATGGGCCAGAGGGCGACATCATGAGCGCCATCTACATGGGCTCGCACGTGGGGACGCATGTGGAGGCGCCACTGCACTTCCTGGCCAACGGCGGCGACACGGCCAGCATTCCCATCGAGAAGTTGATGGGGCCGGCCATCGTCCTCGATTTTCGACACAAGCAGGTCAGAGAGCCGATCACGCTGGAAGAGATCCAGGCTGCCGGCGATATCCAAGTGGGCGATCGCGTGCTGATCATGACCGGGCGTCATCATCAGTACCGGACACCGCAATCCCACGATCGCCCTTACCTGACCGAAGAAGCTGTGCGCTGGCTGGTCGAGGACCGTAAGATCAACTGTCTGGGCACCGACGCCTCGGGCTATGAGGTGCGCGGCGTAAGCCATTTTCCGAACCACCGCCTGATCACCAGCGCTGGCGTCCCAGTTATCGAATGCTTGAACAATCTGGTCGAATTGCGGAGGCAGCGCGTGTTCCTGATCGCGTTGCCGTGGCCGGTGGTAGGCCTGGATGCCTGCCCGGTGCGGGCTATCGCCATCGAGCCGGAGGACGCATGA
- the mvk gene encoding mevalonate kinase: MEKTIVTSAPAKVILLGGHAVNRGFAALCTAVALRTICCARVRADDGYTLRFGERSETGDRARLRGFKAEIDALRQVQALNQITALVREDFFAPTRYVLAHVMERIDGLGLDIEWSSEIPVASGLGSGAAASTSMALAALRIAGLAPEPQEIAWLAWQGDVIAHGGIGSALDSSTCALGGVVRFTIKDGAITVPLATNLPLVIGDTGTRATTAEVNTRVRTFIEQHPMRFHLFAEIGMLVEQAQEALVKGDLVTLGHLLNLNQLCLEKLDVSTPKIEALIEAALGAGALGAKISGKGMGGIIIALCEPGKQAEVAAAIEAAGGRAIIAEVGVEGARVECWDEGLATADEGRA; encoded by the coding sequence ATGGAGAAAACGATCGTTACCTCTGCACCTGCGAAGGTGATCCTGTTGGGCGGGCACGCGGTGAACCGGGGTTTCGCCGCCCTGTGCACCGCGGTGGCCCTGCGCACTATCTGTTGCGCCCGAGTCCGCGCTGATGACGGCTATACTCTGCGCTTTGGTGAGCGGTCTGAAACAGGTGACCGCGCCCGGCTGCGCGGTTTCAAGGCTGAGATAGATGCGCTGCGCCAGGTGCAGGCGCTGAACCAGATCACAGCCCTCGTTCGAGAGGACTTTTTCGCCCCCACTCGCTATGTACTAGCCCATGTGATGGAGCGCATAGACGGGTTGGGATTGGACATCGAGTGGAGCTCCGAGATCCCCGTGGCCTCGGGCCTCGGGTCAGGTGCAGCGGCTTCGACCTCGATGGCGTTGGCTGCGTTGCGAATCGCCGGCCTTGCGCCAGAGCCCCAGGAGATAGCCTGGCTAGCCTGGCAAGGCGATGTGATCGCCCACGGGGGCATCGGCTCGGCATTGGACAGCAGCACTTGTGCCCTGGGTGGCGTGGTCCGCTTCACCATTAAAGATGGCGCGATCACTGTCCCCTTGGCGACGAATCTACCCCTTGTGATCGGCGATACAGGGACGCGCGCTACCACAGCTGAGGTTAACACCCGGGTACGCACCTTCATCGAGCAGCACCCGATGCGCTTCCACCTGTTCGCCGAGATCGGGATGCTGGTGGAACAGGCGCAGGAGGCCCTAGTGAAGGGTGATCTGGTCACCCTAGGACATCTGCTCAACCTGAATCAGTTGTGCCTGGAGAAGCTAGACGTCTCAACGCCGAAGATCGAGGCGTTGATCGAGGCGGCGCTGGGGGCGGGGGCGCTGGGGGCCAAGATCTCTGGCAAGGGGATGGGAGGCATTATCATCGCCCTCTGCGAGCCGGGCAAACAGGCCGAGGTGGCGGCAGCCATTGAAGCTGCCGGCGGGCGCGCCATCATCGCCGAGGTGGGCGTCGAAGGTGCGCGGGTGGAATGTTGGGATGAAGGGCTGGCGACGGCAGACGAGGGCCGCGCGTGA
- a CDS encoding ribulose-phosphate 3-epimerase — MSPGAEEPKGVGAGEQRDREASLPHLCPSAHALRLGAALFNGDHGRLAEEVARLEAAGLDFVHLDVFDGYFVSDVGFSPRTIATLRPLTRLPFEVHLGVMEPLRFVPHLVDAGADLILVHVESLRMSYEAIAAIREQKVRVGLAVTLGTPVAALQPVISQLDAVLLLSRVTGETTRGVGTAFNPLAIPRVRAVREMITAANAQVDLQVAGGVNRHNAADLVAAGATTLALGAGIYKVPDMAQEVAEVRDLVERVFLLEWRKYGSMAGSDRLEIVR, encoded by the coding sequence ATGAGCCCGGGAGCAGAGGAACCCAAGGGCGTGGGGGCAGGAGAGCAGAGGGACAGAGAAGCATCACTTCCCCATCTCTGCCCCTCTGCACACGCGCTTAGATTGGGTGCTGCGCTTTTCAACGGCGATCACGGCCGGCTGGCCGAGGAGGTGGCTCGTCTGGAAGCTGCCGGCCTCGACTTCGTCCATCTGGACGTCTTCGACGGGTACTTCGTATCCGACGTGGGCTTCTCGCCGCGCACCATCGCTACCTTGCGGCCGTTGACCCGCCTGCCGTTCGAGGTCCACCTAGGGGTGATGGAGCCGCTGCGCTTTGTCCCACACCTGGTGGATGCAGGCGCCGATCTGATCCTGGTCCACGTCGAGAGTCTGCGCATGAGCTACGAGGCGATCGCCGCGATCCGGGAGCAGAAGGTGCGTGTAGGATTGGCGGTCACGCTGGGCACGCCGGTGGCGGCACTGCAGCCAGTCATCTCTCAACTCGACGCGGTGCTGCTATTGTCGCGCGTGACCGGTGAAACCACGCGAGGCGTGGGCACCGCGTTCAACCCGCTAGCGATCCCGCGCGTTCGCGCCGTGCGGGAAATGATCACGGCAGCCAACGCGCAGGTGGATCTGCAGGTGGCTGGCGGGGTGAACCGCCACAACGCGGCGGATCTGGTGGCGGCGGGGGCGACCACGCTGGCTTTGGGCGCCGGCATCTACAAGGTGCCCGACATGGCGCAAGAGGTAGCCGAGGTGCGCGATCTGGTCGAGCGCGTTTTCCTCTTGGAATGGCGGAAGTATGGCTCAATGGCGGGTTCTGATCGGCTCGAAATCGTTCGGTAA
- a CDS encoding glucose 1-dehydrogenase: MSTQTSILHRLFSLEGKGALVTGAGGGIGGALSLALAEAGAMVAIHARTPDKLAKLRCRIEEMGRKAIPLTAELSDLCAARRLVDEAYAAMGRLDILINCAATNRRRPIAQVTEDDWEYIMAVNLRSLYFISQAAYRIMRQQGGGKIIHIGSINSHFALGSVSVYGASKGAVAQLTKAMAVEWAKDHIQVNCIIPGFVRTPLSKPIWDDPYKAEWLRSRIPMRRPAEPEELVGAALFLASPASDYVTGITLFVDGGFSAGGWWEPDEVLRQL; the protein is encoded by the coding sequence ATGAGCACTCAAACGTCCATCCTTCACCGCCTTTTCTCGCTGGAAGGCAAGGGGGCACTCGTCACGGGAGCGGGGGGAGGCATCGGCGGCGCGCTTTCTCTGGCCCTGGCCGAGGCCGGGGCGATGGTTGCTATCCATGCTAGGACACCGGATAAGCTGGCCAAGTTGCGATGTCGGATCGAAGAGATGGGCAGGAAGGCGATCCCGTTGACGGCCGAATTGAGTGATCTCTGCGCGGCTCGCCGGCTGGTGGATGAGGCCTATGCGGCGATGGGCAGACTGGATATCCTGATCAACTGTGCGGCGACAAACCGACGCAGGCCCATCGCCCAGGTGACCGAGGATGATTGGGAGTACATCATGGCCGTCAATTTGCGCAGCCTCTATTTCATCAGCCAGGCGGCCTATCGCATCATGCGCCAGCAGGGAGGCGGGAAGATCATCCACATCGGCTCCATCAATTCCCATTTCGCCTTGGGAAGCGTCTCGGTCTATGGCGCCTCAAAGGGGGCCGTCGCCCAGCTTACTAAGGCGATGGCGGTGGAGTGGGCAAAGGATCACATTCAGGTTAACTGCATCATCCCTGGGTTCGTTCGGACTCCTCTCTCCAAGCCCATTTGGGATGACCCGTACAAGGCCGAATGGCTACGCTCTCGCATTCCAATGCGCCGGCCGGCGGAGCCGGAGGAGCTGGTGGGCGCGGCCTTGTTCCTGGCCTCTCCTGCCTCGGATTACGTCACCGGGATCACCCTCTTCGTAGACGGTGGCTTCTCAGCCGGCGGATGGTGGGAGCCAGACGAGGTGCTTCGGCAACTGTGA